GTGGACTATAACAAATTTTTTCCCATTAATCTATGGTACTCAATCAAAATCATTCAGAAATTTTTTCCTCTTCCCAACCACCGGAGTTTTGCGGTATAATTTTAAATTATACCGATTCTTACCAAGTACATCTAAGCGATTTATCCCTAACGTTAACACTATTGCGGTGACCAATGAAAACATTCCTGACTGTAGCCACTGAAAGAGGCACCGTAGCCACATCGGCCAGGGTTGCCTTGTTGGTCGGCTCGATCCTGGCTGTGATCAATTATGGCGACCGTATCTTCCTGCGTGGCGACATGCAGGCCCTGGACTGGATCAAGCTGACCATTACTTACTGTATCCCCTATTCCGTGGCCACCTATGGTGCCGCCCGGTACGCTTTGAAGCAGAACCCAGACAAAGGAGAATGATGGTGAAAAAATCGGCTGGCTTAATCATAGCAACTTGTTGTTTGGTATTATTTTTTGTCTGTTCCTCCTTCGCAAAGGAGGAAGAAAAGAAAACCAAAGCCCGCAAGGCATCTCCCGAACAACTGCTCCCGGCCTGTAAATCTTTAAAATATACCCAAATAGATCAAGACACTATCCTGATAACGGCAGGCTTCTCTTATCAGAAAGACCGCGAACTCAATGTTCCCCATCTCATGGGAATCAAGGGCGTAAA
The Deltaproteobacteria bacterium DNA segment above includes these coding regions:
- the nrtS gene encoding nitrate/nitrite transporter NrtS; amino-acid sequence: MKTFLTVATERGTVATSARVALLVGSILAVINYGDRIFLRGDMQALDWIKLTITYCIPYSVATYGAARYALKQNPDKGE